A window of Acidimicrobiia bacterium contains these coding sequences:
- a CDS encoding ATP-binding cassette domain-containing protein, which produces MKRLVVPESVALRSSPVGADALTDTRPALRLERVSLAYGDVLALDEISIDFPAGSATAIVGANGAGKSSLIAVAAGMNRPLSGTVTVEGHAVTRGNGSNGLLGVLTHRSMLYDGLTGRENLALHARLRGLPAWRVAAVIEETRLDGVADRRVGGLSHGTRKRLSLARVLLHNPSVLLLDEPFSGLDAGAQEELARMFVEVRGRKTLLFATHEAERVRVLADRVVRLEEGRVVSETAHVAASRVEQVAPNGRAEAAVRIPGHSSGVLDTAAAVLRKDLTVEARTRSMSSAVLVLAGLLATVLAMAFEPLAGSPRAVSGMLWVLIVFTALHALARGFDEDFRDDALRGLLLSGADPMGMYLGRVASTAALLLGVALVAAVGLAVFFAAPTLLAVLPGLAVIMALAAVGLAAVGSVLSVLSHHSRLGETFLPLLFLPLAVPVLLAGVEAVATLLESGELDVGWLRVLALYAVGMVAAGMMVFEFAAEE; this is translated from the coding sequence GTGAAGCGTCTCGTCGTTCCCGAGTCGGTTGCGCTCCGCAGTTCCCCGGTGGGCGCCGATGCCCTTACGGACACCCGGCCCGCTCTTCGTCTGGAAAGGGTGTCGCTCGCCTACGGTGACGTGCTCGCTCTCGATGAGATCTCGATCGACTTTCCCGCGGGCTCGGCGACGGCGATCGTCGGAGCCAACGGGGCGGGTAAGTCGTCGTTGATCGCGGTCGCTGCAGGGATGAACCGCCCGCTCTCCGGCACCGTCACGGTGGAAGGACACGCGGTGACGCGGGGGAACGGCTCCAACGGTCTTCTCGGCGTGTTGACCCACCGCTCCATGCTGTACGACGGGCTGACCGGCAGGGAGAACCTCGCGCTGCACGCCCGCCTACGGGGCCTTCCGGCGTGGCGGGTCGCAGCCGTGATCGAGGAGACTCGCCTCGACGGCGTGGCCGACCGGCGTGTCGGCGGGTTGTCGCACGGGACACGCAAGCGTCTCTCGCTGGCGAGGGTCCTGCTGCACAACCCCTCGGTCCTGCTGCTCGACGAGCCGTTCTCGGGGCTCGATGCCGGGGCCCAGGAGGAACTCGCCCGGATGTTCGTCGAGGTGCGTGGGCGCAAGACGCTCTTGTTCGCCACACACGAGGCGGAACGCGTGCGGGTGCTCGCCGATCGGGTCGTCAGGCTCGAGGAGGGCAGAGTGGTCTCGGAGACGGCCCACGTTGCGGCATCCCGGGTCGAGCAGGTGGCCCCGAACGGGCGCGCCGAGGCTGCGGTTCGGATACCCGGCCACTCCTCGGGCGTACTCGACACGGCTGCGGCGGTGCTGCGCAAGGACCTGACCGTCGAGGCGCGCACCCGCTCGATGTCGTCGGCGGTACTGGTCCTGGCCGGGCTGCTCGCAACGGTCCTCGCCATGGCGTTTGAGCCACTCGCCGGCAGCCCTCGGGCGGTGAGCGGGATGCTGTGGGTGCTGATCGTGTTCACCGCGCTGCACGCACTCGCACGAGGCTTCGACGAGGACTTCCGTGACGATGCCCTCCGGGGGCTGTTGCTGAGCGGGGCCGATCCCATGGGGATGTACCTGGGCCGTGTCGCCAGCACCGCAGCCCTGCTGCTCGGTGTGGCACTCGTCGCCGCAGTGGGGCTCGCGGTGTTCTTCGCTGCGCCGACGCTGCTCGCGGTGCTGCCCGGACTCGCCGTGATCATGGCCCTCGCCGCCGTGGGGCTCGCCGCGGTCGGCTCGGTCCTTAGCGTGCTCTCGCACCACTCGAGGCTCGGGGAGACCTTCTTGCCGCTGCTGTTCCTACCGCTCGCCGTGCCGGTCCTGCTCGCCGGAGTGGAGGCGGTCGCGACCCTCCTCGAGTCCGGGGAGCTGGACGTCGGCTGGCTGCGGGTGCTCGCCCTCTACGCCGTCGGGATGGTCGCCGCAGGCATGATGGTGTTCGAATTCGCGGCCGAGGAGTGA
- the ccsA gene encoding cytochrome c biogenesis protein CcsA, with amino-acid sequence MIITVAVLAAAVAAADATRRHFAATHDLRSRSRGSAERLLARAGGAGFSWMVFAFVAAATLQLLVLLVAGDFSVHYVWQHSASYQGVLQRMSGLLAGSEGSFLVWSLFAAGVAVWTGRRVRSSVAADRADATFVHAVVSLIVLLLVVVTAASGPFRSFSAAFPTLPVGSVPGEGRGLNPVLTNPWMPPHTLLTFAAYALLGLGFAIALRRLANAAAGRAPRDSGLQLWSARVGRLAWLLLSGALLTGIVWAYEEMTFGWFWSWDPVETATLVVWLLLTAALHADRSEDGGRRQLVTAPLVGALPWVGVVFASFVTRSGLHPSVHAFAGGSAGRMLGLLLVVVLGVTAILAVRAWRATAVEPTRQPWLSWAWWLLLAGSGVIVWGLVYPMLATGAMGRSVELDTGFFVLWGYVLAVGLLFVMGFGMQAAQGRRREAMPMLALFMVATAVAAAVKPVPGMELLSAEGRAGSGAFESFFGGASALMLFPPAAYALVAAVERWWWLRRRESTADARLRHLGSAAMHLGVVAVIVGAALATIFSTSVTVAVDPMTGVGASGGVTVRVLGVESSEHYDGMGRLAEVRESATLEVWRGGRLETTGEASVSTYPERAMGRHAQVMVSRGLAADVQVVYHGSGDMGPQGVPVTVRHIPAVSLLFGGMLLFVGGMGMMMAGSRGGVSRSADRRLGDPVSAHGGGRGS; translated from the coding sequence GTGATCATCACGGTGGCGGTGTTGGCCGCCGCCGTGGCGGCTGCTGACGCGACCCGACGTCATTTCGCCGCCACCCACGATCTGCGGAGCCGCTCGCGGGGATCGGCCGAGCGCTTGCTCGCGCGAGCGGGCGGCGCGGGCTTCTCCTGGATGGTGTTCGCGTTCGTTGCGGCGGCGACGCTCCAGCTTCTCGTCCTGCTCGTGGCCGGAGACTTCTCGGTCCACTACGTGTGGCAACACAGCGCCAGTTACCAGGGGGTGCTGCAGCGGATGAGCGGCCTCCTGGCCGGGTCGGAGGGCTCGTTCCTGGTGTGGTCACTGTTCGCAGCTGGCGTCGCCGTGTGGACGGGACGCCGGGTTCGGTCCAGCGTCGCTGCCGACCGGGCCGATGCGACGTTCGTGCACGCGGTCGTGAGCTTGATCGTGCTGCTCCTGGTCGTCGTGACTGCAGCCAGCGGCCCATTCCGCTCCTTCTCGGCGGCGTTTCCGACGCTCCCGGTGGGGAGCGTCCCCGGTGAGGGCAGAGGTCTGAACCCGGTGCTCACCAACCCGTGGATGCCACCGCACACCCTGCTCACGTTCGCCGCGTACGCTCTCTTGGGACTCGGCTTCGCCATCGCGCTCCGTCGGCTCGCCAATGCGGCGGCCGGCAGAGCGCCGCGAGACTCCGGGCTGCAGCTGTGGTCGGCACGGGTGGGCAGGCTGGCCTGGCTCCTCCTGTCGGGTGCGCTCCTGACGGGGATCGTGTGGGCATACGAGGAGATGACCTTCGGCTGGTTCTGGTCGTGGGATCCGGTGGAGACGGCCACCCTGGTCGTATGGCTGCTCCTGACCGCCGCGCTCCATGCGGACCGCAGTGAGGACGGCGGCCGTCGGCAGCTCGTCACCGCGCCGCTCGTCGGCGCCCTTCCCTGGGTCGGGGTGGTGTTCGCGTCGTTCGTCACGCGATCCGGGCTGCATCCCAGCGTTCACGCCTTCGCGGGCGGGTCGGCCGGTCGTATGCTGGGCCTCCTCCTCGTCGTGGTGCTTGGGGTGACGGCCATCCTGGCGGTCAGGGCGTGGCGTGCGACCGCCGTCGAACCGACCCGGCAGCCGTGGCTGTCGTGGGCGTGGTGGCTGCTGCTCGCCGGTTCGGGTGTGATCGTGTGGGGCCTCGTGTATCCGATGCTGGCCACCGGCGCGATGGGGCGCTCCGTGGAGTTGGACACCGGCTTCTTCGTACTGTGGGGCTATGTGCTCGCGGTCGGTCTCCTCTTCGTGATGGGGTTCGGGATGCAGGCCGCTCAGGGACGACGACGCGAGGCGATGCCGATGCTCGCCCTGTTCATGGTGGCGACCGCGGTGGCGGCCGCGGTGAAGCCGGTGCCGGGAATGGAGCTGCTCTCGGCGGAGGGGCGGGCGGGGTCAGGCGCCTTCGAGTCGTTCTTCGGGGGCGCGAGCGCGCTCATGCTGTTCCCTCCTGCCGCCTACGCCCTCGTTGCCGCCGTCGAACGCTGGTGGTGGCTCCGGCGACGGGAATCCACGGCCGATGCCAGGCTCCGCCACCTGGGGAGTGCGGCCATGCACTTGGGTGTCGTCGCCGTCATCGTCGGGGCGGCGCTGGCGACGATCTTCTCCACGAGCGTCACGGTCGCCGTGGATCCGATGACCGGCGTTGGGGCGAGCGGAGGCGTCACCGTCCGCGTGCTCGGCGTCGAGAGCTCCGAGCACTACGACGGCATGGGTAGGCTCGCCGAGGTGCGGGAGTCGGCGACACTTGAGGTCTGGCGAGGTGGACGCCTGGAGACGACCGGCGAGGCGAGCGTGTCCACCTATCCGGAGAGGGCCATGGGCCGTCATGCTCAGGTCATGGTGAGCCGCGGGCTGGCCGCCGACGTGCAGGTCGTGTACCACGGGTCCGGCGACATGGGGCCTCAGGGGGTCCCCGTCACGGTCCGCCACATCCCGGCGGTGAGCCTGTTGTTCGGAGGAATGCTGCTGTTCGTCGGCGGGATGGGGATGATGATGGCCGGGTCCAGGGGCGGAGTCTCCCGCTCCGCGGATCGGCGCCTCGGTGACCCGGTGTCTGCTCACGGGGGAGGGCGCGGCTCGTGA
- the nrfD gene encoding NrfD/PsrC family molybdoenzyme membrane anchor subunit, which yields MTSVERAVMGPLEGRAGRTYWVLAAGLGLIVALGLVAWGIQLRQGLGVTGLSSSQPWGIYIINFIFFVGISYAGTLLSAVLRLVNVEWRRPVTRIAEIVTVAALLIAFLMIFADLGRPGIASWHIITAGRAGSPLIWDVVVLSTYMFAALLFLLLPLVPDAARCRDLHPTRKGIRYRLYRLVAFSWVGNAAQRRRLEKGMGILAVTIIPVAILAHSAVAWIFGVTARPVWNSTIFAPYFVLGAVFSGTAVIVIIMAVYRRSQGLQAFFTDAHFVRLGYILLTLNLTYMYFTFSEYWTIGYTTVSADYQAPLASIMSGAHAWAFWFAIVLGMLVPAALVAIPWTRTVGGITLASVLVVVGMWLKRWIIVVPPLESGMTPGSLATYSPTWIEWAITAAAAAGLVLVFMIFQRVFPIISMWEVEHGLEGAERVGTSGDAAGKEST from the coding sequence ATGACGTCGGTCGAACGAGCAGTGATGGGTCCCCTCGAAGGACGGGCCGGAAGGACGTACTGGGTGCTCGCCGCGGGGCTGGGCCTGATCGTCGCGCTGGGCCTCGTGGCGTGGGGTATCCAGCTTCGACAGGGGCTGGGCGTCACCGGGCTCTCGTCATCGCAGCCCTGGGGGATCTACATCATCAACTTCATCTTCTTCGTGGGCATCAGCTACGCGGGCACGCTGCTGTCGGCGGTGCTGCGCCTCGTCAATGTCGAGTGGCGGCGACCGGTCACCCGCATCGCCGAGATCGTCACCGTGGCGGCTCTCCTCATCGCCTTCCTGATGATCTTCGCCGACCTCGGACGACCCGGGATCGCGTCGTGGCACATCATCACCGCCGGCCGGGCCGGATCGCCGCTGATCTGGGACGTCGTCGTGCTCAGCACCTACATGTTCGCCGCCCTGCTGTTCCTGCTGCTGCCGCTGGTTCCCGACGCAGCCCGGTGCCGCGACCTGCATCCCACACGCAAGGGGATCCGATACCGGCTCTACCGCCTCGTCGCGTTCTCCTGGGTCGGCAACGCCGCGCAGCGACGCAGGCTGGAGAAGGGCATGGGGATCCTCGCAGTCACCATCATCCCGGTCGCCATCCTCGCCCACTCGGCGGTGGCGTGGATCTTCGGCGTGACCGCGCGTCCGGTGTGGAACAGCACGATCTTCGCCCCCTACTTCGTCCTCGGCGCGGTGTTCAGCGGCACGGCCGTGATCGTCATCATCATGGCCGTCTACCGCCGATCCCAGGGGCTCCAGGCGTTCTTCACCGATGCCCACTTCGTCAGGCTGGGGTACATCCTGCTCACCCTCAACCTCACCTACATGTACTTCACGTTCAGTGAGTACTGGACGATCGGCTACACCACCGTGTCGGCCGACTATCAGGCGCCGTTGGCATCGATCATGAGCGGGGCACACGCGTGGGCCTTCTGGTTCGCCATCGTCCTCGGGATGCTGGTGCCTGCGGCTCTCGTCGCGATCCCATGGACCCGTACGGTGGGGGGAATCACCCTCGCCTCGGTCCTCGTCGTCGTCGGCATGTGGCTGAAGCGCTGGATCATCGTGGTGCCTCCCCTGGAGTCGGGGATGACCCCTGGCAGCCTTGCCACCTACTCGCCGACCTGGATCGAGTGGGCGATCACCGCGGCCGCGGCGGCGGGACTCGTCTTGGTGTTCATGATCTTTCAGCGGGTCTTCCCGATCATCTCGATGTGGGAGGTGGAGCACGGCCTCGAGGGGGCGGAGCGGGTGGGCACGTCCGGGGACGCGGCAGGGAAGGAGAGCACATGA
- a CDS encoding 4Fe-4S dicluster domain-containing protein, with product MTTGESVRGELDGFLRMSTDPVAIEAGDLDLGGLDERTVLSRRAFLRSLALALGAAGVASLGGSAIARAMSDADSAVQDGSALRLPAADRWVMVIDLAKCDGCKQCMQACKSGHNLPDDDHHWINVWEEEGPSGKFFRPMPCMQCENTPCVQVCPVGATYSNKNGIVLVDNRQCIGCRMCMVACPYDARYFWWDEPPPSHLSPEQYTPELTMPARRGTVGKCVFCADYLQQSRLPRCVQQCPKDVLWFGERTTDVVTNGTEVRRLTELLESRAAYRYKEDKGTEPKVYYLPHVAEV from the coding sequence ATGACGACCGGCGAGAGCGTGCGAGGGGAACTCGACGGCTTCCTGCGCATGTCCACCGACCCGGTCGCGATCGAGGCGGGAGATCTCGACCTCGGCGGCCTCGACGAACGGACCGTGCTGAGCCGTCGGGCGTTCCTGCGCAGCCTCGCGTTGGCGCTCGGCGCCGCCGGCGTGGCGTCGCTGGGAGGCTCGGCCATCGCCCGTGCCATGTCCGATGCCGACTCTGCGGTGCAGGATGGCAGTGCCCTGCGCCTTCCCGCCGCCGATCGTTGGGTGATGGTCATCGACCTGGCCAAGTGCGACGGGTGCAAGCAGTGCATGCAGGCATGCAAGAGCGGTCACAACCTCCCCGACGACGACCATCACTGGATCAACGTGTGGGAGGAGGAGGGCCCGTCGGGGAAGTTCTTCCGGCCGATGCCGTGCATGCAGTGCGAGAACACGCCGTGCGTCCAGGTGTGTCCGGTCGGGGCCACCTACTCCAACAAGAACGGCATCGTGCTCGTAGACAACCGTCAATGCATCGGCTGCCGGATGTGCATGGTTGCCTGCCCGTACGACGCGCGGTACTTCTGGTGGGACGAACCGCCGCCGTCACATCTCTCGCCCGAGCAGTACACGCCGGAACTGACCATGCCGGCCCGTCGCGGGACGGTGGGCAAGTGCGTCTTCTGCGCCGACTACCTGCAGCAGTCCCGACTCCCCAGGTGCGTGCAGCAGTGCCCCAAGGACGTCCTGTGGTTCGGAGAGAGGACCACCGACGTCGTCACCAACGGCACCGAGGTCCGCAGGCTCACCGAGCTGCTCGAGTCCCGGGCGGCTTATCGGTACAAGGAAGACAAGGGAACCGAGCCGAAGGTCTACTACCTGCCACACGTGGCGGAGGTGTGA
- a CDS encoding ethylbenzene dehydrogenase-related protein, which produces MGAASELEAGAVAARDGRPGWLGPSLRVLSASVVMVALGAGTIALASQRVAPLSESPTATEFVENAPLGEAFRDIFVGTQGVYDPAAGIVSPDQVAFELEIQAAHNGEDIFFRYRVPTPLPSYYHDYFVYQDGKWIRVGRSPVGNEPHGLYEDRISMLVDDGSVKGFANQGGWLTCHDDMRNPFMYGGPPNDEVVAHPIAEALRFEEVRKYLPQSRDAGPEWWRANGWDAIDLGDLDKYEARREAGVFLDLWHWRSHRSNPIGFSDNESVFEYRRPSPGRGPFSTNFDSEAGQPLLMFDSAVTGYDALDWDTVQAQGYGYDDNFFIADGVNAVPFDPDREWRNGDVIPRRMLNTEPTESRGSIRADGRLLSDGEGGWVWDVTLWRPMDTGYPTADKPFLPGRTYDAAIAVHRLATGSRWHFVTLPFRIGVDMPADVTATRFDGDAPDWDAIEATTLTAIYPGQTNWEFLTSDDHPGATEVRNDSMSVLGCHDDPIGLGAANRAIEPRLAGVALPDGESRSILIRAFDPGNAAFVFFIIALLTVGGAIVLGRARKATTEEPDDTA; this is translated from the coding sequence TTGGGAGCCGCCTCGGAACTCGAAGCCGGAGCGGTGGCGGCACGAGATGGAAGGCCGGGCTGGCTCGGACCCTCACTCCGGGTGCTGTCGGCGAGCGTCGTCATGGTGGCGCTCGGCGCAGGAACCATTGCGTTGGCATCGCAGCGAGTGGCACCGCTGTCGGAATCCCCCACGGCGACCGAGTTCGTCGAGAACGCCCCGCTCGGAGAGGCGTTCCGCGACATCTTTGTGGGCACGCAGGGCGTGTACGACCCGGCGGCCGGCATCGTCTCCCCCGACCAGGTCGCCTTCGAGCTCGAGATCCAGGCAGCCCACAACGGTGAGGACATCTTCTTCAGGTATCGCGTGCCGACGCCCCTGCCGTCCTACTACCACGACTACTTCGTCTATCAGGACGGCAAGTGGATTCGGGTCGGGCGCTCTCCGGTGGGCAACGAGCCCCACGGTCTCTACGAGGATCGCATCTCGATGCTCGTCGACGACGGCAGCGTGAAGGGGTTCGCCAATCAGGGCGGCTGGCTCACGTGCCACGACGACATGAGGAACCCCTTCATGTACGGCGGGCCGCCGAACGACGAGGTCGTGGCACATCCCATCGCTGAGGCGTTGCGCTTCGAAGAGGTCCGCAAGTATCTTCCGCAGTCCCGCGACGCCGGCCCGGAATGGTGGCGGGCCAACGGCTGGGACGCCATCGATCTGGGGGACCTCGACAAGTACGAGGCCCGACGCGAGGCGGGCGTGTTCCTGGACCTGTGGCACTGGCGGTCGCATCGCTCGAACCCGATCGGATTCAGCGACAACGAGTCCGTCTTCGAGTACCGGCGTCCCAGCCCGGGTCGTGGGCCCTTCTCGACTAACTTCGACAGCGAGGCCGGCCAGCCCCTGCTGATGTTCGACTCCGCGGTCACCGGGTACGACGCGCTCGACTGGGACACCGTGCAGGCTCAGGGATACGGGTACGATGACAACTTCTTCATCGCCGACGGGGTCAACGCGGTCCCGTTCGACCCGGACCGTGAGTGGCGCAACGGCGACGTCATCCCCCGGCGCATGCTCAACACCGAGCCCACCGAGAGTCGGGGGAGCATCAGGGCGGACGGGCGGCTGCTCTCCGACGGAGAGGGTGGCTGGGTGTGGGACGTCACGCTGTGGCGGCCCATGGACACGGGATATCCCACCGCCGACAAGCCGTTCCTGCCGGGACGCACCTACGACGCGGCCATTGCCGTTCATCGCCTGGCGACCGGCAGCCGGTGGCACTTCGTGACGCTGCCCTTCCGGATCGGCGTCGACATGCCCGCGGACGTGACGGCGACACGATTCGACGGTGACGCACCCGACTGGGACGCCATCGAGGCGACGACCCTGACGGCAATCTACCCGGGACAGACCAACTGGGAGTTCCTCACCAGCGACGATCACCCCGGGGCCACGGAGGTCCGCAACGACAGCATGTCGGTCCTCGGATGTCACGACGATCCGATCGGGCTCGGAGCCGCCAACCGGGCCATCGAACCACGGCTCGCCGGCGTGGCGCTTCCCGACGGTGAGTCGCGGAGCATCCTCATCCGGGCGTTCGACCCCGGCAACGCGGCCTTCGTGTTCTTCATCATCGCCCTCCTCACCGTCGGTGGCGCCATCGTGCTCGGCAGGGCTCGAAAGGCGACGACCGAAGAGCCGGATGACACGGCATGA
- the dut gene encoding dUTP diphosphatase, with protein sequence MRIPLKRLDPGLPAPVHAHAGDGGVDLHAAESTTLAPGEFRAVPTGIAVAIPQGYVGLIAPRSGLAVRHGLSLVNTPGVLDAGYRGEIKAVLINHGAEPVSLERGDRIAQLLVVPVAVQEFVEVDELPDSTRGDGGFGSTGS encoded by the coding sequence ATGCGGATTCCACTCAAGCGACTCGATCCCGGCCTGCCCGCCCCGGTCCACGCCCATGCGGGTGATGGTGGAGTGGATCTTCACGCCGCCGAATCGACAACCCTGGCACCAGGGGAGTTCCGCGCCGTGCCGACGGGGATCGCCGTCGCCATCCCGCAAGGATACGTCGGACTCATCGCACCACGGTCGGGGCTCGCCGTGCGCCATGGTCTGAGCCTGGTCAACACACCCGGCGTGCTCGACGCCGGGTATCGGGGGGAGATCAAGGCGGTCCTGATCAATCACGGAGCCGAGCCGGTATCGTTGGAACGCGGTGACCGGATCGCCCAACTCCTCGTCGTCCCGGTCGCCGTGCAGGAGTTCGTCGAGGTCGACGAGCTCCCGGACAGCACTCGGGGAGACGGCGGCTTCGGATCGACCGGCTCCTGA
- the nrdR gene encoding transcriptional regulator NrdR, with protein MRCPHCGAEDTRVIDSRPAEGNAAIRRRRLCEVCGERFTTYERREPATMVRKRDGRLEPFAPEKIAAGVSSALAGRPVEERAVAALVSEIESRAQAYGGPVPTAEIGHWVLESLRPLDEVAYLRFASVYKEFEGASDFEKEMAALEDPS; from the coding sequence ATGCGGTGCCCCCACTGCGGCGCGGAAGACACGCGCGTCATCGACAGTCGCCCCGCCGAGGGGAATGCAGCGATCCGACGACGGAGGCTGTGCGAGGTCTGTGGCGAGCGGTTCACCACCTATGAGCGCCGGGAGCCGGCGACGATGGTCCGCAAGCGCGATGGGCGACTCGAACCGTTCGCTCCCGAGAAGATTGCTGCCGGGGTGTCGAGTGCGCTCGCCGGTCGCCCTGTGGAGGAGCGGGCGGTGGCTGCGCTGGTCAGCGAGATCGAGAGCCGAGCCCAGGCGTACGGCGGCCCGGTCCCGACGGCTGAGATCGGCCACTGGGTGCTCGAGTCCCTCCGCCCCCTCGACGAGGTGGCCTACCTCAGGTTCGCATCCGTGTACAAGGAATTCGAGGGCGCCAGCGACTTCGAAAAGGAAATGGCGGCTCTCGAGGACCCTTCCTGA
- a CDS encoding nitronate monooxygenase has product MLKTAFTDLVGCSVPVQGAPITFRAEFMAAMASAGALPMMGTGTEPPDAATLVERVEAVQQLTPEPFGVNFLMPFLDRSALAAIAPLVRVVEFFFGEPDPALVEVGHEGGALVCWQVGSPGEALAAMDAGCDFIVVQGDESGGHVRGRTRLLPLLGEVVPRMEVPVVAAGTIGTGADMAAALTAGADAVRIGTRLVASHESLAHPRYKEALVAADAEDTVLTGAFDREWPGAPHRVLRTSLEAATRFEGEVVAEIVIGDLRTPVYRFSTAPPSVYAEGAVEAMALYAGESVAGIREIQPVAHIVRQLCEDAGRLLDASDEA; this is encoded by the coding sequence GTGCTGAAGACGGCGTTCACCGATCTCGTCGGCTGCTCGGTCCCCGTGCAGGGGGCGCCGATCACGTTCCGAGCGGAGTTCATGGCTGCGATGGCCTCCGCAGGCGCGTTACCCATGATGGGCACCGGCACCGAGCCTCCCGATGCCGCAACGCTCGTGGAACGGGTCGAAGCCGTCCAGCAACTGACGCCAGAGCCGTTCGGTGTCAACTTCCTCATGCCCTTCCTGGACCGCTCCGCCCTCGCCGCGATCGCTCCCTTGGTGCGGGTCGTGGAGTTCTTCTTCGGCGAACCGGACCCGGCGCTGGTGGAGGTGGGCCACGAAGGAGGGGCGCTGGTCTGCTGGCAAGTCGGGTCCCCGGGCGAGGCGCTGGCGGCGATGGACGCGGGATGCGACTTCATCGTGGTCCAAGGGGACGAGTCCGGAGGTCACGTTCGCGGACGCACGCGCCTCTTGCCCCTGCTCGGCGAGGTGGTACCCCGGATGGAGGTGCCGGTGGTCGCCGCCGGGACGATCGGCACCGGTGCAGACATGGCCGCCGCTCTCACCGCTGGTGCCGATGCGGTGCGGATCGGGACCCGGCTGGTGGCGTCGCACGAGTCGCTTGCCCATCCTCGATACAAGGAGGCCCTAGTGGCGGCGGACGCCGAAGACACCGTGCTCACCGGTGCCTTCGATCGAGAATGGCCCGGAGCGCCCCATCGCGTGCTGCGCACGAGCCTCGAGGCAGCTACCCGATTCGAGGGTGAGGTAGTCGCCGAGATCGTGATCGGTGATCTCCGGACACCGGTGTATCGCTTTTCGACCGCTCCACCCTCCGTCTACGCAGAGGGAGCCGTCGAGGCGATGGCGCTCTATGCCGGGGAGTCGGTGGCCGGAATCCGTGAGATCCAACCCGTGGCTCACATCGTGAGGCAACTGTGTGAGGATGCGGGCAGGCTCCTCGACGCTTCAGACGAGGCCTGA
- a CDS encoding LysM peptidoglycan-binding domain-containing protein, translating to MTISITRQQRVVVLLTSVALALVLLFVSSVSAADPGDVDASDWTATHLVVGGDTLWEIALDVTTPGEDVRTVVEDIKRHNGLTNSLIAPGQVLFIPVGG from the coding sequence ATGACGATTTCCATCACCCGACAGCAGCGGGTTGTGGTTCTCCTCACCTCAGTCGCCCTGGCGCTGGTCCTCCTGTTCGTATCCTCGGTCTCGGCTGCCGACCCCGGCGACGTCGACGCCTCAGACTGGACGGCGACGCACCTGGTCGTCGGTGGCGACACGCTGTGGGAGATCGCTCTCGACGTCACCACACCGGGCGAAGACGTCCGCACCGTGGTCGAGGACATCAAACGGCACAACGGCCTGACCAACAGCCTGATCGCCCCCGGGCAGGTGCTCTTCATCCCGGTCGGCGGCTGA